The stretch of DNA CAGAGGAGTAGTGAAGTGCGTCGCGTCGACGTCGCCCAACAGAAAGTCGGGCAAGCCGAAGGAGCCGCCAGCAGTATAGATTCCGTTGATTTGCGGTTCACCCTGCGGAGCTCGGATATCGAGGAAGTTGTCGCCGCGCTTGAGATACTCGTAGCCAAATTTGAAGCTATGACTTCCCTTCAACCAGCTAAGGTTCTCGAGGATGTCCCAACCCTGCGAAATCTGGTACTGCGGACGCCACGGTGAGGTTCCCAGTCGCTGAAGTCCGTTGATCTCGATCGGCGGCAAGCCCGCAGTGTTGGGCGTATCAGGAATGCCATTCAGGCCAAAAGTAGGTGCCAATGACTTACCAAGCGTCAGACCGATTGGATCGCTGTGAGCATAGTCACGATTGAAGCCGATCCGCGCATCGCTGAGAAAGGTGTTGGAGAGGTTGTGCGTCCAATCCAGCGACAACAGCTGAGTGTGCGTGCGATATTGCGTGGCGAAGTTGCCATTTCCCGCAACGGGATCACTGGTCCAAGCGGGATCCTGGCGGCTCACGTGGTAGTAGCTGTAGCTACCGGAAATGTGGTTCGTCTGATTCAACGTGTGATCGACACGGCCGTCGAGAGACCACGTGTCATTGGGGACGACCGTAGAAAAGATGTAGTTTGGAGCCCCCGTCCAACTACCGGGTGTTCCGAACGCAGGTCCAAAATTAGGATCGGGGAACAGAGCCGCGATTTTGGATCCGACAGGATCAATGCACGTCGCTTGAATAATGTTTCCCACTACGCAGCCGGCTTGGCCAGCAACAGGAGAATCGCTGAGCGTGTTTTTCAGTTCGGTGAAGTTGCCCTGCTTCATCAGCGGAGTCGGCACGGTGCTCTGAACGGTTGTAGAGCGCCGGCTCGAGAACCGCTGCATGTCAAAAAAGAAAAATGTCTTGTCCTTGATTACCGGACCACCGAAAGTTCCTCCATATTGATTCTGAGAAAAACGGCCCTTCGGTTTGATTTTGTCTGGCGTTGCGTGTTTGTTGACCCACGAGTTGGCGTCAAAGATGCTGTTGCGGACAAACTCAAACAGATCGCCGTGATAGTTGTTGGTGCCGGACTTCAGCGTGGCGTTGATCACAGCTCCGGCGGAGTTTCCGAACTCTGAGGAGTAGGTTCGCGTCTGCACACGAAATTCCTGGATGGCGTCGGGCGGCGGCTGTACTACCTGTACTGAGAATTCCTGAAGATTCTCTGACCAGGAGTTGTTGTCGATGCCGTTAAGGCGGAAGTTATTCTGCAGCTCCAAGTTTCCGTTGACGCTGAAACGATCCGGAGCCGGATTCGCGGCGCCATAAAACTTTTGCACTCCAGGCTCCAGCAGCGCGAGGTCCGCATAGCGGCGCCCGTTCAACGGCAGGTCGTTGACTCGCTGCGTATCGACGACATTTCCAACATCTGCAGTTTCCGTTTGCAGCAGGGGCTCAGCGCCGGTGACTACGATTTCCTGACTCACCGAACCAACCTTCAAACTTACTTCGACCGACAGGCGATCCTGCACGTGCAGAGCGATGTTGTCGCGCAGAACGCTATCAAATCCCTGCGAACTCACGCGCACCGAATACGTTCCGGGAATGAGTGCCAGAACCTGATACTCTCCGGATTCATTTGTGCTGGTTGTGACCGCTACGCCCGTGTCCTTGTTGGTAACGACGACCGTGGCCTTCGGCACGATCGCGCCGGACGCATCGGTTACCCGTCCAACGATTGCGCCGCGATCGATTTGGGCGATTGCGGGAAGAGCGCAAAAAGCTAAAAAGCAGAGCGCCAAAGCTCTGCTGAAGACGGCTTTCGTGAATCCGGGGCGAGAGTTCATTGCAGCCTCCTGCTGTTGCATTCGACTCTTGTCTTCCATCTATCGCGACCGACTCATAGTCCACCAGGAGCCCTGCGATGGTAGGCTCGCGCTCCCGGCATGAAACTGTCGAAACGATTCGGTCAGATGGGTTCACATCTAACAACGGCTAAATTCCCACTGTCAAGACTTTTCCCTGATGCGCTGGATAGACGTGATCGCCCGCCAATCGTTATCGCAAATGAATTGCGAAT from Terriglobales bacterium encodes:
- a CDS encoding TonB-dependent receptor, coding for MNSRPGFTKAVFSRALALCFLAFCALPAIAQIDRGAIVGRVTDASGAIVPKATVVVTNKDTGVAVTTSTNESGEYQVLALIPGTYSVRVSSQGFDSVLRDNIALHVQDRLSVEVSLKVGSVSQEIVVTGAEPLLQTETADVGNVVDTQRVNDLPLNGRRYADLALLEPGVQKFYGAANPAPDRFSVNGNLELQNNFRLNGIDNNSWSENLQEFSVQVVQPPPDAIQEFRVQTRTYSSEFGNSAGAVINATLKSGTNNYHGDLFEFVRNSIFDANSWVNKHATPDKIKPKGRFSQNQYGGTFGGPVIKDKTFFFFDMQRFSSRRSTTVQSTVPTPLMKQGNFTELKNTLSDSPVAGQAGCVVGNIIQATCIDPVGSKIAALFPDPNFGPAFGTPGSWTGAPNYIFSTVVPNDTWSLDGRVDHTLNQTNHISGSYSYYHVSRQDPAWTSDPVAGNGNFATQYRTHTQLLSLDWTHNLSNTFLSDARIGFNRDYAHSDPIGLTLGKSLAPTFGLNGIPDTPNTAGLPPIEINGLQRLGTSPWRPQYQISQGWDILENLSWLKGSHSFKFGYEYLKRGDNFLDIRAPQGEPQINGIYTAGGSFGLPDFLLGDVDATHFTTPLVVHYFQPGHSFFAMDTWRATSKLNLTYGVRYELFAPIMSRDDMVSNFTPANGGGITTAAANASGWANRALINPDKNDFAPRVGFAYQLTRKTVFRGGYGVFYQHYNRIGSESLLELNPPFLQDIQLNQGVGSSTPIFLLKNGFPLSTITGTALDLTKLQLRAQDPNQRSGYVEQASFGPEYEIFQNTVLSATYVGNWGRKMNRLRNANQGLITGTDNGCPIVQFPYANLNTVSSIDTRAAGPNCGLTGQHGFLELATNDGNTDYNGLELSLRKRISSGIAYAVNYTYSHGLANFQDNLTGGSTPANAYNYGAEMSNSPFDIRHRFVSNFTWDLPIGKGRRFLSGDNLASNIIGGWQFNGIVTLQTGTPFTVTTPDLSFTGSNHASYPNCVGDPFAGATGDPASYTTTGFFINPAAFAFPTRGTFGTCRPRAFHGPGIQMTDLSLFKMFRMTERFQWQFRAEFFNAFNHPNFANPNASFTAANIGANGSFGKVSNTLNPILGTGSGGPGDPREIQLALKLYF